The Natronoglycomyces albus genome has a segment encoding these proteins:
- a CDS encoding DUF7224 domain-containing protein, giving the protein MIASGFVIAAPMAKGIDWDTTLARPDSDLECHQYSFEICAWPESESFLPQVDVAASGIAGHLRDYGLDVPATLVEDAVSDGDRWGFRTSPSFTDADYAASLLGGLVANPGDCTFFGPVTNPGEIYEFEVALLMGACLDIATGAPVEVADPDGQLREVLALPALNQGLWFDALSTSLATCDVDLAQRAVRLATLAGDDE; this is encoded by the coding sequence GTGATCGCGTCCGGGTTTGTGATCGCCGCGCCTATGGCCAAGGGAATCGACTGGGACACCACTCTCGCGCGCCCGGACTCCGACCTAGAGTGTCACCAATACAGCTTTGAGATCTGCGCGTGGCCCGAATCGGAGAGTTTCCTCCCGCAAGTCGATGTTGCCGCGTCGGGCATCGCCGGGCACTTGCGCGACTATGGGTTGGATGTTCCCGCGACTTTGGTCGAGGACGCCGTCTCCGATGGTGACCGCTGGGGTTTCCGCACCTCCCCGTCGTTTACCGATGCCGATTACGCCGCGTCCTTGCTCGGGGGACTAGTCGCCAACCCAGGCGACTGCACCTTCTTTGGTCCGGTCACCAACCCCGGTGAGATCTACGAGTTCGAGGTGGCCCTCCTCATGGGGGCATGCCTCGACATCGCCACGGGTGCTCCCGTGGAAGTGGCTGACCCCGACGGCCAGTTGCGCGAGGTGCTTGCCTTGCCGGCCCTGAATCAGGGGCTGTGGTTTGACGCGCTGAGCACGTCCTTGGCCACCTGCGACGTTGATCTCGCCCAACGCGCCGTGCGCCTTGCCACGCTTGCAGGAGACGACGAGTGA
- a CDS encoding radical SAM/SPASM domain-containing protein: protein MPNRIVWDKTGQRTYLVNAGKTRPVMSGSIGKVLAMARNASSSTTDQVHQAYPNAVESFSKAGWLGEDIVFREVSGGPHLRRMQIEVSLRCNLSCSYCYSVSGPFRKEAIGPDIVRPLIQQADQMGLLQIDFTGGEFLLEPNWRTYLEDARSYGMEVTVHTNGTLIKDAEAAFMKSIGISAVQVSLDSHIESVHDESRGHRGALKRTMRGLDALQEQGLDIKLSLMAHKGNLEYLGDTIEFMARRYPKTTLNVDRVIATGGALDYDNGLTAPEFWDFLRPYLADNVRAGKVCESANLLDFEPECGVAYSLVYVTASGEIAACPTLTSRESADFTGPDIRTVDLPTAWYDSEYFNSFRYTNCENVSKCAVGSACGGGCRSNAYVESGYVTAPDVMACNINKNSTVTFVDFPKRYLEGKFGAV, encoded by the coding sequence ATGCCCAACCGAATCGTATGGGACAAGACCGGTCAGAGGACCTACCTCGTCAACGCTGGGAAAACGAGGCCGGTCATGTCGGGATCAATCGGAAAAGTCCTAGCCATGGCACGCAACGCCAGCAGCAGTACGACCGATCAGGTTCACCAGGCCTACCCCAACGCCGTCGAATCCTTCTCCAAGGCCGGCTGGCTCGGCGAGGACATCGTCTTTCGCGAGGTCAGCGGCGGCCCGCATCTGCGGCGCATGCAGATTGAAGTGTCGCTGCGGTGCAACCTCAGCTGTAGCTACTGCTACTCGGTCTCCGGCCCCTTCCGCAAAGAAGCCATCGGCCCCGACATCGTCCGGCCGCTCATCCAGCAGGCCGACCAGATGGGCCTACTACAAATCGACTTCACCGGCGGTGAATTCCTGCTGGAACCGAACTGGCGCACCTACCTCGAAGACGCCCGCTCCTACGGCATGGAAGTGACCGTTCATACCAACGGCACCCTTATCAAGGACGCCGAAGCCGCGTTCATGAAATCCATCGGCATCTCGGCGGTGCAAGTTTCGCTCGACTCCCACATCGAGTCGGTACACGACGAAAGTCGGGGCCATCGCGGGGCGTTGAAGCGCACCATGCGCGGGCTCGACGCGTTGCAGGAACAGGGGCTCGACATCAAGCTGTCCCTCATGGCGCACAAGGGAAACCTCGAATACCTGGGCGACACCATCGAGTTCATGGCCCGGCGATACCCCAAGACCACGCTAAACGTCGACCGGGTCATCGCCACCGGCGGCGCCCTCGACTACGACAACGGACTGACCGCGCCCGAGTTCTGGGACTTCCTGCGCCCCTACTTGGCCGACAATGTGCGGGCCGGGAAAGTATGCGAATCGGCAAATCTGCTGGACTTCGAACCGGAATGCGGTGTGGCCTATTCGCTGGTGTACGTCACGGCCAGCGGGGAAATCGCCGCCTGCCCCACGCTCACCAGCCGCGAGTCCGCCGACTTCACCGGCCCCGACATTCGTACAGTGGACCTGCCGACGGCCTGGTACGACAGCGAATACTTCAACTCGTTTCGCTACACCAACTGCGAAAACGTCAGCAAATGCGCTGTGGGCTCGGCCTGTGGCGGCGGATGCCGCTCCAACGCCTATGTCGAGTCCGGTTACGTCACGGCCCCCGATGTCATGGCATGCAATATCAATAAGAACAGCACTGTGACGTTTGTGGATTTCCCGAAGCGATACTTGGAAGGCAAGTTCGGTGCGGTCTGA
- a CDS encoding MFS transporter has protein sequence MSEVSLQNPSHWKRLVTATGISNFGDGIYFVALPLLGATLTQDPRIIASLAAATMIPSLIFSLPIGAFVDRLHQGRAMVVVDFLRCLVLATFATLVFFDEISLWHLFILALTLGTGGLLHDISSATFLPRIVHPQDLAKVNGYKASVTEIGNGVLGPAAGGLIFGMALFVPFAVNSLTFGIAALIIVRFANQTAFPRQAKAQKEGEEERKGAYWQEIKEGARWLNNHRGLRSIAIIVAAWNIFGWMPEGVLVLYVTEVLGLGSLGFGLIFGVTSVGAIIGGMFAGRIMKSIGPTRILMISVVGYAILTLPPAFLSAPLLVGAVFFLQGIPLITWNATSTSIRQALVPRELLGRVTSVFVLLGGGLAPIGFILGGFLGDLFGLRAVFLFSGIGLLVAFCLAYRGLAEAAASFSDTMRKASVGAEQGQQ, from the coding sequence ATGTCTGAGGTGTCCCTACAGAACCCGTCCCATTGGAAACGCCTAGTCACCGCCACCGGCATATCCAACTTCGGAGACGGAATCTACTTCGTGGCGTTGCCGCTGCTGGGGGCGACGCTCACGCAAGACCCACGCATCATCGCGTCGCTGGCGGCGGCGACCATGATCCCGAGCCTGATCTTCTCGCTGCCCATCGGCGCGTTCGTGGACCGACTCCACCAGGGCCGCGCGATGGTCGTCGTCGACTTCCTGCGCTGCCTCGTGCTCGCCACCTTCGCCACTTTGGTCTTCTTTGACGAAATATCGCTGTGGCACTTGTTCATCCTGGCCCTCACCCTGGGCACCGGCGGGCTGCTGCACGACATTTCCTCGGCCACGTTCCTGCCAAGGATCGTGCACCCCCAGGACCTGGCAAAAGTCAACGGATACAAGGCCAGCGTCACCGAAATCGGCAACGGAGTGCTCGGCCCGGCGGCGGGCGGGCTCATCTTCGGCATGGCCCTGTTCGTCCCCTTCGCGGTCAACAGTCTCACCTTCGGAATCGCGGCTCTGATCATCGTGCGATTCGCCAACCAGACGGCCTTCCCCAGGCAGGCAAAGGCACAGAAGGAAGGCGAGGAAGAGCGCAAGGGAGCCTACTGGCAAGAGATCAAGGAGGGTGCCCGCTGGCTCAACAACCACCGGGGCCTGCGCAGCATCGCCATCATCGTGGCGGCCTGGAACATCTTCGGGTGGATGCCCGAGGGCGTACTGGTTCTCTACGTCACCGAGGTGCTAGGCCTGGGCAGCCTCGGCTTCGGCCTCATCTTCGGCGTCACCTCCGTGGGCGCCATCATCGGAGGAATGTTCGCAGGGCGCATCATGAAATCGATAGGGCCAACGCGCATCCTCATGATCTCGGTGGTCGGCTACGCCATCTTGACGCTGCCACCGGCCTTCCTCTCCGCGCCACTCCTGGTGGGCGCGGTGTTCTTCCTGCAGGGAATTCCCCTCATCACCTGGAACGCGACCAGCACCAGCATCCGCCAGGCCCTCGTGCCACGCGAACTACTCGGCCGGGTCACCTCAGTGTTCGTCCTCCTCGGCGGCGGCCTAGCCCCCATCGGGTTCATCCTTGGGGGATTTCTAGGCGACCTATTCGGCCTCCGAGCGGTGTTCCTCTTTAGCGGCATCGGGTTGCTGGTCGCCTTCTGCCTTGCCTACCGGGGACTAGCCGAGGCCGCAGCCAGCTTCAGCGACACCATGCGTAAAGCCTCCGTTGGCGCCGAGCAAGGTCAACAGTGA
- a CDS encoding PH domain-containing protein, which translates to MSTTSPNNTPPDKTGLDGAGPDIVAREVRLRPPKHRIEKRAVTWWILQSLALFVPLIGGLIVAYALWEPARKWIIVPLIGIVVWALVCTTVRPLWRYAVHRWETTDEAVYGLNGWIVREWRVAPISRIQTVDAVRGPIEQMLGLATLRVTTASSYGAISIEGLDKAVAEEAAERLTTIAQLTPGDAT; encoded by the coding sequence ATGAGTACGACATCACCGAACAACACCCCACCCGACAAGACAGGTCTCGATGGCGCGGGACCGGACATTGTGGCCCGCGAGGTTCGCCTGCGGCCACCCAAGCACCGCATTGAGAAACGCGCCGTCACCTGGTGGATCTTGCAGTCCCTAGCGCTTTTCGTACCCCTTATAGGCGGGCTCATCGTGGCCTATGCGCTGTGGGAGCCGGCGCGCAAATGGATCATCGTTCCGCTCATCGGCATTGTGGTGTGGGCACTCGTATGCACGACCGTTCGGCCCTTGTGGCGCTACGCCGTGCATCGGTGGGAGACCACCGACGAGGCCGTGTACGGCCTGAACGGGTGGATCGTGCGTGAGTGGCGGGTCGCCCCCATCTCCCGCATCCAGACCGTGGACGCGGTGCGCGGCCCCATCGAGCAAATGCTCGGGCTCGCGACGCTGCGAGTGACGACGGCCTCGTCCTACGGGGCGATCAGCATCGAGGGCCTCGACAAGGCCGTGGCCGAGGAGGCCGCCGAGCGTCTAACGACCATCGCCCAGCTCACCCCCGGGGATGCGACATGA
- a CDS encoding RNHCP domain-containing protein: MAIEGSRFTRRKEDFECANCRRDIKGNGYTNHCPHCLWSRHVDISPGDRQSSCRGLMEPIGSVYEGGGYIIVQRCQSCDHLWRNKASRRDSTEAILALMGKPVPWNKLCASPIHLPPRARN, encoded by the coding sequence ATGGCGATCGAGGGAAGTCGGTTTACTCGACGTAAGGAAGATTTCGAGTGCGCGAATTGTCGACGCGACATCAAGGGGAACGGTTACACAAACCATTGCCCGCATTGCCTTTGGTCGCGACATGTCGACATTTCTCCGGGTGACCGCCAGTCTTCTTGTCGCGGCCTCATGGAACCCATTGGCTCGGTCTATGAGGGCGGGGGATACATCATCGTGCAGCGCTGTCAGTCTTGCGACCACCTGTGGCGTAACAAGGCATCCCGACGAGACTCCACAGAGGCGATCCTGGCTTTGATGGGAAAACCGGTTCCTTGGAACAAGTTATGCGCCTCCCCCATCCATTTGCCGCCGCGTGCGAGGAACTAG
- a CDS encoding TetR/AcrR family transcriptional regulator: MGTENESRGRTFIEQARRAQIIAAATDTVAEIGYANASLSQIAARAKVSKSVISYHFEGKDELLKELVTQFFTDTWAYMEERILAEPTATGQVRAWVGSQLAYFGAHRNGFLAMADIVSNHREPDGSRPFAEASREEVDGMAEIIKAGVESGEFRVVDPHSVASIIILCAEGLLGGWAWGESFDLDAQTEVLLDFIDHALRKEHP; encoded by the coding sequence ATGGGGACTGAAAACGAATCGCGCGGCCGGACCTTTATCGAACAGGCGCGACGCGCCCAGATCATCGCCGCCGCGACCGACACCGTGGCCGAGATCGGCTACGCCAACGCTTCACTGTCGCAGATCGCCGCCCGAGCCAAGGTGAGCAAGAGCGTCATCTCCTACCACTTCGAGGGCAAAGACGAGCTTTTGAAAGAGCTGGTCACCCAGTTTTTCACCGACACATGGGCCTATATGGAAGAGCGCATCCTCGCCGAACCGACCGCGACCGGTCAAGTGCGGGCCTGGGTGGGCTCGCAACTGGCGTACTTCGGCGCGCATCGCAACGGCTTTCTAGCTATGGCAGACATCGTTAGCAACCACCGCGAACCCGATGGCAGTCGTCCGTTCGCGGAGGCCAGTCGCGAAGAGGTCGACGGGATGGCCGAAATCATTAAGGCCGGAGTCGAAAGTGGCGAATTTCGCGTCGTCGACCCACACAGCGTTGCCTCCATCATCATTCTGTGCGCCGAAGGGCTTCTGGGCGGTTGGGCCTGGGGCGAATCGTTCGACCTCGACGCCCAAACCGAGGTGCTCCTTGACTTCATCGACCACGCCTTGCGAAAGGAACACCCATGA
- a CDS encoding class I SAM-dependent methyltransferase has translation MLGVTRCVEVEDGSFIYIDPAVNLTWPDTAAMVGTSRKLRTLHYDQNHIVTRDQADALVKDGYAYPIGGRLFEQPELCEAVFGWDLSTELDFIATHISDPTGIRGIEFGCGTGRVLRPLNQRGFELDGVDISEPGVRWLQSKVIEDAQSSQRESPTIFMADISSFSALNRYGYAIAALNTLRYLPSWASLRRHLHMAALSVRSGGVYLVMVDTRTESSEPTPDGSEGRWTINGDDGRSYTVAWSKERTDPASMMDLERVIIAEDDTEILREYQTQLSMPVDGWQKVFTESGEWEVASVHFDSPEGPVKLDDFASELNGNFWFVLRRTETTAAPMLTY, from the coding sequence ATGCTAGGTGTCACACGATGTGTTGAAGTCGAGGACGGATCATTTATTTACATCGACCCAGCCGTGAATCTAACGTGGCCGGACACGGCGGCGATGGTGGGAACGAGCCGCAAACTCCGGACGCTCCACTACGACCAGAACCACATCGTCACGCGTGACCAGGCGGACGCACTGGTCAAAGACGGTTATGCGTACCCGATCGGCGGGCGACTCTTCGAACAACCCGAGCTGTGCGAAGCCGTCTTCGGATGGGACCTCTCCACGGAACTCGACTTCATCGCTACGCATATTTCGGACCCGACCGGTATTCGCGGCATCGAATTCGGTTGCGGAACGGGACGGGTGCTGCGGCCCTTGAACCAGCGTGGTTTCGAACTCGACGGGGTGGACATCTCCGAGCCCGGGGTGCGCTGGCTGCAATCCAAGGTGATCGAGGACGCGCAGAGTTCCCAGCGGGAGTCGCCGACGATCTTCATGGCTGACATCTCGTCGTTCTCGGCACTCAACCGATACGGTTACGCGATCGCGGCGCTCAATACCCTGCGCTACCTGCCCTCTTGGGCAAGCCTGCGTCGCCACTTGCACATGGCGGCGCTGAGCGTGCGCTCTGGCGGGGTCTATCTGGTCATGGTCGACACGCGCACGGAGTCGTCCGAGCCCACCCCCGATGGATCGGAGGGGAGGTGGACGATCAACGGCGACGACGGCCGCTCCTATACCGTGGCGTGGTCGAAGGAACGCACCGATCCGGCATCCATGATGGATCTTGAGCGCGTGATCATCGCCGAGGACGACACCGAAATCCTGCGCGAATACCAGACCCAGCTGAGCATGCCGGTCGACGGATGGCAGAAGGTCTTCACCGAAAGTGGGGAGTGGGAGGTCGCCTCGGTTCACTTTGACAGCCCAGAGGGGCCGGTCAAACTGGACGACTTCGCGTCTGAGCTCAACGGCAACTTCTGGTTTGTCTTGCGGCGCACCGAGACCACGGCCGCGCCCATGCTCACCTATTAG
- a CDS encoding arginase family protein has translation MRSEGVADRGDRPRVTPIVCDWDASSRKPGTGYNGPTWHEILDQVEGINAPIFLNRRLGEVIPLAITSLTTSILEAGERPLLLGGDHRLSFSALQAITHWYGHGIVHQFDAHHDAHVTPTLNNYSVFHFVQKRFGLPIERYGCRELPVPAPIAHVRNPQYSYVTVDVDYLDPVEFSSVTFPETVPETMECTVATLTNQIETISHGPPILGCDLVEWASDRSTPAETSSVLTIVSALVDAMRDDRRTVGADTRELNKDGEN, from the coding sequence GTGCGGTCTGAGGGCGTGGCCGACCGGGGTGACCGGCCGCGCGTCACTCCGATTGTCTGCGACTGGGACGCCTCGTCACGCAAACCCGGCACCGGCTATAACGGCCCGACATGGCACGAGATCCTCGACCAGGTCGAGGGGATCAACGCCCCGATCTTCTTGAATCGGAGGCTGGGGGAGGTGATCCCGCTGGCGATCACCTCGCTCACGACATCGATTCTCGAAGCCGGTGAACGGCCGCTATTGCTCGGCGGAGACCATCGCCTGAGTTTTTCAGCATTGCAAGCCATCACCCACTGGTACGGGCACGGCATCGTGCACCAGTTTGACGCCCACCACGACGCGCACGTGACGCCAACGTTGAACAACTACTCGGTTTTCCACTTCGTGCAAAAGCGGTTCGGGCTGCCGATCGAACGTTACGGCTGCCGGGAACTGCCCGTACCCGCGCCTATCGCGCACGTGCGCAACCCGCAGTACTCCTATGTGACGGTGGACGTGGACTACCTGGACCCGGTCGAATTCTCCTCCGTCACGTTCCCCGAAACCGTCCCGGAAACAATGGAGTGCACCGTGGCCACCTTGACCAACCAGATCGAGACGATCTCCCACGGCCCGCCCATCCTCGGCTGCGACCTGGTGGAATGGGCATCGGACCGGTCGACCCCCGCCGAGACCTCCTCAGTGCTCACGATCGTGTCCGCGCTGGTTGACGCCATGAGAGATGACCGGCGAACCGTCGGTGCCGATACGAGAGAACTCAATAAAGATGGGGAGAACTAG
- a CDS encoding GNAT family N-acetyltransferase codes for MDAKHQPLRTRGFAQIGSQAWLAFVAEQAGSWFSHFPEWCALVDTDGSGRDHNFAVVNAQEEIVAVVPCVADAGGSVVVSGVVEPAGPLLRASLPAQQRRLVWDAIDSELTAIGAQTSAKFVGLKFPVLTHSGTQPMTVDDQENLDRLGYSRDVRLFNCMDLTRPLEEIRRNVSSRIRSQIRAAERQCVVREVTTEEDLEALLDVYWRHAKSKHIAEPLSRECLEQLLMQDTHVTTLATIGIENDQPQGYSISVGVGPCATLYAWGCAPQKEPSQMSKLLVWSSFEMLRERGFATVEYGGAISDDARFSGLTEFYRRFGGVQWETTWAYRRLRHG; via the coding sequence ATGGACGCGAAACACCAGCCACTGCGTACACGCGGTTTCGCCCAGATCGGTTCCCAGGCATGGCTGGCCTTTGTCGCCGAACAGGCGGGCTCTTGGTTTTCACACTTTCCCGAATGGTGCGCGCTGGTGGACACGGATGGTTCCGGTCGCGATCACAACTTCGCGGTGGTGAATGCCCAGGAGGAGATTGTGGCCGTTGTTCCGTGTGTGGCCGACGCGGGCGGGTCCGTGGTGGTTTCTGGAGTTGTCGAACCGGCGGGACCTTTGCTTCGAGCATCGTTGCCGGCACAGCAACGGCGGCTCGTGTGGGATGCCATCGACTCTGAGTTGACCGCCATCGGCGCACAGACGTCCGCGAAGTTCGTGGGCCTGAAGTTTCCGGTGCTCACGCACAGCGGCACACAGCCGATGACGGTCGATGACCAGGAGAACCTTGACCGGCTTGGCTACTCCCGTGATGTTCGGCTGTTCAACTGCATGGATCTGACGCGGCCGCTAGAAGAGATCCGGCGCAACGTCTCCTCGCGGATACGCTCCCAGATCCGCGCCGCCGAACGCCAGTGTGTCGTCCGTGAAGTCACGACCGAGGAGGACTTGGAGGCGCTACTTGACGTCTATTGGCGCCACGCGAAGTCCAAGCACATCGCCGAGCCACTAAGTCGTGAATGTCTCGAACAGCTGCTTATGCAGGACACTCACGTGACAACCCTGGCCACCATCGGCATCGAGAACGATCAGCCGCAGGGCTACAGCATTTCCGTCGGAGTAGGCCCCTGCGCCACGCTGTACGCGTGGGGCTGCGCCCCACAGAAGGAACCGAGCCAAATGTCCAAGCTCCTCGTGTGGTCATCGTTCGAGATGCTGCGTGAACGCGGCTTCGCGACGGTCGAATACGGCGGCGCGATCAGTGACGACGCCCGGTTTTCCGGATTGACGGAGTTCTACCGTCGATTCGGAGGGGTTCAGTGGGAAACTACTTGGGCTTATAGGCGACTTCGCCACGGTTGA
- a CDS encoding glycosyltransferase: MSTVRRDRTPQVVIVNRSDIVLGGEDPFSHPLPGSEVVVLNLARQLAGLGIEVHYYGRFSGQPRVSTVKFKPVKHIGDIEDGPHVRLLWLRDYSAPDEMFSRLSQARHVLLTEDSSLDMVAIHRQTMPVIGKRLRPYLERFDAVVFASQWHRDNWRRDFLYSEATSRVIYNLTSHVPWEETPPTVARQRIVHTSHPRKALAAVAKIAHTATKRGFTIDCFADPRLYQEETCRVIYPNGRGGWVDAGPFAQYAQSCRDLRFRPSSSVNDMAGLLREHAIFLHPDYTGETGCNTVIEALRAGLVPVVSDQGALPELVGSAGLVLASEPWSEEFPATWTTALEDLVECQWDKLVAARHERRQTLDTEPIVQAWTDVLRV; the protein is encoded by the coding sequence ATGAGTACTGTGCGACGGGACCGGACACCGCAGGTCGTCATCGTCAACCGCAGCGACATCGTGCTTGGCGGTGAGGACCCTTTCTCTCATCCGCTCCCAGGCTCTGAGGTGGTCGTGCTGAACCTAGCCCGTCAGCTGGCCGGACTCGGTATAGAAGTCCACTATTATGGACGATTCTCGGGGCAGCCACGGGTGTCCACAGTGAAGTTCAAACCAGTGAAACACATCGGCGACATCGAGGACGGCCCGCATGTGCGCCTGCTGTGGTTGCGTGACTACAGTGCCCCCGACGAGATGTTCTCACGACTTTCCCAGGCGCGCCACGTCTTGTTGACAGAGGACTCCTCACTAGACATGGTCGCCATCCACCGTCAGACGATGCCGGTGATAGGCAAGCGCCTGCGCCCGTACCTGGAACGTTTTGACGCTGTCGTCTTCGCCTCCCAATGGCACCGCGACAATTGGCGGCGGGACTTCCTTTATTCGGAAGCGACGTCCCGGGTGATCTACAACCTCACCTCCCATGTGCCATGGGAGGAAACCCCACCCACTGTTGCCCGCCAACGGATCGTGCACACGTCCCATCCCCGCAAAGCCTTGGCGGCGGTGGCGAAAATCGCCCACACCGCGACCAAACGTGGATTCACCATCGACTGCTTTGCCGATCCACGCCTGTATCAGGAGGAGACGTGCCGAGTGATCTACCCCAACGGTCGAGGCGGTTGGGTCGACGCGGGCCCCTTCGCCCAATACGCGCAATCCTGCCGGGACCTTAGGTTTCGCCCCAGCTCGTCGGTCAATGACATGGCGGGTCTGCTGCGCGAACACGCCATTTTTCTGCATCCGGACTATACGGGGGAGACCGGGTGCAACACGGTTATCGAGGCCCTCAGGGCTGGCCTAGTCCCCGTGGTCAGCGATCAGGGCGCGCTCCCAGAGCTGGTCGGTTCAGCGGGCCTGGTGCTGGCGAGCGAACCGTGGAGCGAGGAATTTCCAGCCACGTGGACCACGGCGCTGGAGGACCTCGTGGAGTGCCAGTGGGACAAGCTCGTCGCCGCGCGCCACGAGCGTAGGCAAACCCTCGACACCGAGCCGATCGTTCAAGCGTGGACAGACGTGCTCAGAGTATGA